The region CGGAGATGTATGAGCGATAAAATAGAAGTAGAAGGCAAAGTCTTGGAATCCTTGCCCAACGCAATGTTCAAAATTGAAATTCCGGGCGGCAAAGTGGTTTTAGGACACATATCCGGGAAAATGAGAGTTCATCATATAAGAATTCTGCCCGGAGACAAAGTAAAGCTTGAATTGTCCCCGTATGACTTAACCAAAGGCAGAATCACTTATAGGGAGAAATAAATGAAAGTCAGAGCTAGTGTAAAGAAAATATGCCAAAAGTGCAAAATCATTAAGCGCAACGGCGTGGTACGTGTAGTGTGCGAAGTCGCCAAACACAAACAACGCCAAGGTTAATTTAGAGGAGTTCTATAAAATATGGCTAGAGTCGCAGGTATTGATTTACCGAAAAATAAAAGAATTGATGTAGCGTTGGAATACATCTATGGTATTGGCAAAAAGAATGCGAAAGAAGTACTCGCTAAATTGGAAGGCCAAATTGACCCCGCTACCAGAGTAAAAGACCTTACCGAACAACAGGCCGGTCTTTTGAACACCATCTTGCAAAAAGAATACAAGGTGGAAGGTGAATTGCGCAGAGAAGTAGCCCAAAACATTCACCGCTTTATTGAAATTGGTTCCTACAAAGGCCAACGCCACCGCAGAAACTTGCCGGTCCGTGGTCAACGTACCAAAACCAATAGCAGAACCCGCCGCGGCAGAAGAAAAACCGTCGGTTCTAAGTCTAAATAACTTTAAATTTTAGGATTTAACATATGGCAGAAGAAAAAGAAATTAAAACCGCCTCTGCTGCTCCTGCGGCAAAAGGCAAAAAGAAAAACGCCAAAGCTCCTGCATTCGGCGTGGTGCATATTTATTGTTCTTTCAATAACACCATCGTGACCGTCAGCGACGACAAAGGCAACACCATTGCTTGGTCCACCGCCGGTTCTCATGGTTTCAAAGGCACCAAAAAAAGCACTCCGTTTGCTGCTCAAATTACCTGCAACAAAGCTGCTGAAAAAGCCGTTGCTTTGGGCATGCGCGAAGTAGCCGTAAAAGTTTGTGGCCCCGGTCAGGGACGTGAAACCGCTGTACGTGCTGTACAACAAGCCGGCCTTACGGTTTCCTCTATTAAAGACGTGACCCCCATCCCGCACAACGGATGCAGACCCCCTAAAGCCCGGAGAGTATAAGATTTATGTCTAGAAATACTGAAGCTAGCTGCAAAAAATGCAGAAAATTAGATTGCAAATTGTTCCTTAAAGGAACCAAATGCTACACCAACTGCGTTATTGATAAATTGGCCTCTGCCAAAGTACGCGGTGGTAAAGGTGCCGGCAAAGTGCGCCGTGCCAAATTGTCCGAATATGGCATTCGTTTGCAGGAAAAACAGAAAGCCCGCTTTCAATCGGGTATGTCTGAAATTCCGTTCCGCAATATGTTTGATAAGGCTTCCAAATTGCAAGGTCAAACCGGTGAAAACTTCTTGCGCTTGTTGGAAACCCGCTTAGATAATATCGTGCGCCGCTTAGGTTTTGCCGTATCTTTGAAAACGGCCCGCCAAATCGTATTGCACGGTTATGTGACGGTAAACGGAAAACCTGTCAATGTGCCCTCTTTCCAAGTAAAACCCGGTGATAAAGTGGCCTTGAGTGCTGCTTTGGCCGAAAATACGCAAGTAAAGCAAGGATTGGTAGAAACGGAAAAACGCAACCAACGCCCCAGTTTCTTGGAATTTGATGCAGAAAAATTGACTGGTAAGCTTTTGAGATGGCCCGACAGAGCGGAAATGTCCTACCCTGTCAATGAGCAGCTCATCGTAGAATACTATTCTAAATAGTGCGGAGGCTGAAATGGCTTTTAATGAATTAGTTCTTCCCCAAAAGATACAGCTGGACGAAAAAACTGCTTCGGATCGGTATGCAAAATTTACCGCCGAACCGTATGAAAGCGGCTATGGTCACACCGTAGGCAATTCTTTGCGCCGCATTTTACTTTCCGGTATGGAAGGTGTTGCGGTGACGGCTGTGCGCATTAAAGGCGCCGTGCATGAATTCTGTACTTTGCCCAACGTGCGGGAAGACGTCATCAACATCTTGCTCAATTTGAAACAGTTGCGCATTAAGATGGACGGCAAAAACCGTGAATATGTCACTTTAAACGCTGCTAAACCCGGCGCAGTGACCGCTGCTGATATCGAAGAAGTAGACGGTGTCAGCATCGTAAACAAAGATTTGCAGTTGGCCACTTTGGAAGTGGGCGGCAGCATTGAAATGGAAATTGAAATTTCCCGCGGTAAAGGCTATGTGCCGGCTGAAGACTTGGCCAAGATTCAACGCCCTGCCGGTTTTATTCCGGTGGATGCCTTGTTCTCTCCCATTGTCAAAGTCCACTATGACGTTGAACCTGCTCGTGTTGGTCAAAAAACCGACTACGATCGCTTGATTTTGGAAATCACTACCGACGGTACTTTAGAACCTTCTCGTGCTTTGCACCGCGCTGCGGTCTTGCTCTCTGGTTCTTTACATATCTTCACCATCGAAGGTGAAGAACCGGGTACTGTGGCCGTCAGCACGGCCGCCGATATGGTTGAACCGATTTCCACCACCGGCAGCGTCAGCGGCGCTACTCCCGTCAATTCTAAACTTGACGAAGTGCTTAACCAGTCTATTGAGTTCATTGAACTCTCTTCTCGTTCCATTAATTGTTTGAAATCCGAGAACGTAAATACCGTTCGCGATTTAATCAAAATGACGGAAGATGATTTGAAAATGGTCAAAAATTTCGGTGCCAAATCTATGGACGAAATTAAAGAAAGACTGGCCGAGATGAATTTGTCTCTGGGCATGAAAATTTAGGGTATTACCCGTTATAAGGACTGTAAAAGATGATTAAGAATACTGGATACCGTAAACTCGGCAAAACTTCTTCTCACAAGAATGCCATGCTTAAAAATATGGCTACCAGCATTATCTTGCACGAAGAAGTAAAAACCACTCTGCCCAAGGCCAAAGAAGTTCGCCGCGTGGTGGAAGGTTTGATTACTTTAGCCAAAGCCAATGATCATTTGGCCGTTAAAGATACCTTGAAAGATAAGAACGCCTACAAAAAATTGTTTGATGTGTTGGCGGCTCGTTATCAAAATCGCCCTGGTGGTTTCACTCGCATTTATCGTGCCGGTGTACGCCAAGGTGACAATGCCCAAGTGGCTATCATTAAATTGGTGGACTAAATGGTTATTGACTATCTGGGGGGGCTGTTTTCCTCTGACCTCGGCATGGACCTCGGCACTGCCAACTGCTTGATTTACGTCAAGGATAAAGGCATTGTGCTCAGAGAACCCTCTGTCGTGGCTGTGGAACGCGAAACCGGCGAGGTAAAAGCCGTCGGCGCGAAGGCCAAGCAAATGTTAGGTCGCACGCCCGCGAATATCATTGCCGTTCGTCCGATGAAAAACGGTGTAATTGCCGATTTCGAAGTGACGCAGGAGATGATTCGCTACTTTATTCGTAAGGTACATAGCCGCAGCAGTTTGTTGCGCCCTAGAATTGTCATTGGCATTCCCTCTGATATTACCGGTGTAGAACGCAGGGCCGTGGATGACGCGGCCCGGCAAGCCGGTGCTCGGGAAGTCTACTTGATTGAAGAACCTATGGCTTCAGCCATGGGTGCAGATTTACCTATTGCAGAACCCCACGCCAGTATGATTGTAGATATCGGTGGTGGTACCACAGAAGTGGCTGTGATTTCCTTGGGCGGCATGGTGGTGGCTAAATCCATCGATGTGGCCGGTGATGAGTTGACCGAATGTATCGTGCAGTATTTCCGCAAGAAATACAATTTGATTATCGGTGAAACGACTGCTGAAGAGGTAAAAATCAATTTAGGTTCTGTCTATCCGCTTAAAGAAGAAAAATCCATGGAAGTAAAAGGACGTGATCAAACACAAGGGTTGCCGCGTACATTGACGGTGACTTCTGAGGAGATCCGTCAGGCTTTAATGGAACCTGTTCGTTTGATTATTGATGTAATCAAGAGCACCCTAGAAGAAACCCCACCCGAACTAGCGGCCGATTTGGTCGATCGCGGTTTGGTGGTTGCCGGCGGTGGAAGTTTGTTGCGCGGTATTACCGATTTGATCCGCAAAGAAACGGATATTCCGGTGCATCGTGCTGCAGACCCCTTAAGTTGTGTGGCATTGGGGACGGGTAAATTCTTGGAGCAACTGAACGAAAAAGGATCTCGTTTCTTTGGAAGCAGAGGTAAATCTTACTAAGTTTTTTGCTACAATGAGCGGACAGGGTTCTTAAGCCTGAGAACTTTGTCCGCTTTTTTTTGAAATTTTATTTATGCAACGAAAAAATAAACGCAAAATGAATGTGACTCAGGGAAGCCGCAGACGTAAAATTCTGCCGGTGGTTTTTTTGTTGCTTTCCTTGTTTTTGATGATTTTGCCTTTGGAAAGTCCCGTTGCTTCTGTAAAGGCTATTTTATCTTATGTCTTTATCCCTCAAATTCGTGCCGCTCATGGAACAGTAGAATATGCCGGAGAAGTAAATCAAACGGTACAAACACTTTTAAATGTTCATCAAGAAAATGAACGTCTGAAAGAAGAAATGGAGCAATTACGCTTAGAAAATGCCCAAGCTAAGGAGATTATGGCGGAAAATGAAAGATTGACGGCCTCTTTGCAATTGAGTTCTCCGCAGGGGTGGAGCGGCATTTGGGCAAAAACTGCTTATCGTGAGCCGACACAGTGGAACAGTGTTATTATTGATAAAGGCACTTCTGCAGGCGTGCAAGAAAGGGCGGCTGCTATTGCTTTAAAAGACGGCGTACCCGTGTTGGTGGGGGTCGTTATAGAATGTGCAGAAAATACGGCTAAGGTGCTTCTTTTGCAAGATGAAGATTTTTCAGCTGCAGTGTATGCGTTGCCTTCAAAAGAAGAGGGATTGATCAGCGGAAGCGGAAGCGGTCTGTTGAAAATGCAATATTTATCTGTCTTGTCCCAACTTCAAAAAGGAGAAAAAGTGTATACTTCTTCTTCCAGCACTATATTTCCTTCCGGAATTTTGGTAGGAGAAGTAGAACAAGTGGAAAAGGAAGTGGAAGGTGCCACTGCCCCGTTGGCTAGGGTGATTCCTGCGGCCAATGCTTCTTTGGTGCGGGAATTATTTATTTTGATTGATCAGAAAAAGAAAGTGAACAAATGATAACGATTATTAAACTTTTAATTTCATTTTTTTCGGCCACTATTTTTCATTGGGCATTTATGGCCATTTTCGGTGAAGTGGGAATCACTGTCAATATTATGCTTATTTTTGCTATGGTGATTTGCGCCTATTTAAAACCGGAGTTTGGATATCCGACGGCCTTTTTGAGTGGTCTGTTTTTAGATTTTTTCGGAGTTAAACTATTTGGTTGTAATGCTTTTATTTTTACCTTATGCGCTTGTGCAATTTACGGTATGGAGAAGCGTTTGGATTTTGACGGAGTAATTCCGCAGGTTTTTAGTATATTCTTTTTAACAGTAAGTGCTTCTTTGCTTAATTTGTTATTGCTCAAAGTTTTTACCGGTTTTTCGGCTTGGAGTGGTTTTTGGCCATGGATAGGCGGGATAACTTTAAATGCGGTACTGACGCCTTTTGTCTTTAAAATTTTGCACCGCATTTTTGCTATAGAAATCAAAATTTCCTAATGGCAACTACTAAAATTTGTTTTAATAACCGCTTAAAATCTTTGCTCATCGTGGCCTTTTTGGCAGGAGCGGTGGTGGCATTGCGTTTGGCGGATATACAGTTGATACGTCATACGCATTATCTTCAATTGGCGGAACAAAACCGTACGCAAGTATTGTATCAGACGGCTCCTCGCGGTCGCATTTTTACTGCAGATGGCAAAGCCGTAGCCGCCAATGCCCCTTCTTTCAATTTGTATTACTTATCCGCAGGTCCTAAAGATAAAGAATATTTAGAGCGTTTGTCGCAGGATTTTGCGCCCTTATTGGGGGCTGAACAGAAAGTCTTGTTGGAAAAATTAAACAAAGGGGTCCGCAGCGGAAAAGCATTGGCTTTGGCGGAAAATCTCTCTCCCAAAACGGCTATTTCTTTAAAAGAATTATTGCTTTATTATCCCGGTCTTTATTTAATCGAAGAAAACAAACGTGTTTATCCATACGGTGCTTTTGCCAGTCATTTGGTGGGGTATCTGGGGAGTATGGAAGGAAAAGAATGGAAAAATAGAGATTTGTCGTTGGATTATCGTTTGAATGCCAAAATCGGAAAGAACGGGCTGGAAAAAAAGTTTGAAAAAGAAATGAAAGGACGTGACGGGGGCGTATATTTAGAAGTAGATTTTCGCGGACGGGTGAAAAGGGTAATTGAAGACCGCAAATGGCGTGCTGGACATGATGTGTATTTGACGTTAAATCACAATGTGCAGCAAGCAGCAGAAGAAGGATTAAAAAAATCTAAAACGGGACGTGGAGCCGCTGTGGCAATGGACCCGCGTACGGGGGCTATTTTGGCTTTGGTTTCAGCACCGGCCTTTAATCCGAATATGTTTATCCCCTACTCCGACGAGCCGGAAGTGAAATCCAAAAGAATCAACGAATATAATTTGGCCGTACAAGGGATTTATCCTCCCGCATCCACCTTTAAAATCATTACCGCTATCGCCGCGATAGAAAAAGGCGATTTTGATCCTCATAAAATTATTGGTTGTCCCGGTCATTATGATGCCGGATCTCGATTATTTCGTTGTTGGAGTACACATGGTCCGGTGGATTTTTTTGGCGCCATGGCCGGATCTTGTGATGTTTATTTCTACACAATTGCCGCTCAAATGGGTTCTGCCGTGATAGAAAAAGTGCAAAGGATGTTTCAGTTCGGGCAACCGACCGGAATTGACTTGCCCGGTGAAAAAGCAGGCAACTTATATGGTCCTACCAAACGTGCGCGCAACCGTTCATATTGGTTTATCGGAGATACATTGAATTTATCTATCGGACAAGGAGAATTGTTGGTGACTCCGATTAAAATGGCTCAGTTTGCCAGTGCAGTTGCCAGCAAAGGAAAATTATGGAAACCCTATTATTTAGACCGCTTAGTGCATAGTCAAACGGGTAAAGTGTTAGAAATCGGAAAAAGCCGGCAAATAGGAACTGTAAGTATCCAAAAAAGTACTTGGGATTTAATTTTTAAGGCCTTGAAACATACAGTGGATACCGGCACAGCCGCACGTGTAAAAATAAAAGGGTTGGACGTTTATGGCAAAACAGGAACGGCCCAAAATCCGCATGGGCCGGATCACGGTTGGTTTATGGCTTTTGCCGCTCCTGAAGGGAAAGAGCCGGAGATAGCCGTAGCGGTATTTGTGGAATATGGAGAGGGTGGATCTTCTGCGGCAGGCCCGATAGCCAGAGAAATGTTAAAGGCATATTTTTCTATTCAAGATCCCGTTAGGAGATTGAAAGTCGCCCCCGCTCAAAAGGAACAGGTGGCAGGAGGAAATGCATGATAGGATATAAATCTTCTTCCCGCAAAGGAAAAATAGATTGGGTTTTATTGGGGGCCATGTTGGGGTTGGCCTTCTTGGGGGCTTTGTGCATTATGTCTGCGGTGAATGCTTTGTCTTTGTCTAATGCCGTAGTGCGGACTCATTTGGTTGCTTTGCCTTTAGCGTTGGGCGTTTTTGTGACGGCTTGGAGTTTTAATTATCAAATTTTTGATGAACAGTGGAAGCCTTTGTATGGAGTTATTATGGCTTTACTGATAGGGGTATTGATTTTTGGTACCTATCAGCGGGGGAGCAAATCTTGGTTTGTTTTGCCTTTCTTTTCCATGCAACCGGCGGAAATTTGCCGCGTGTTAACTATTTTGGTGGCAGCGGCTTTTTTGGATAGACAGGGCAGGCGTATCCGCGATATGCGCACATTGATTTTATTGGGGGTATTGGTGGGGCCGATTTTTGGCTTGATTATGATGCAGCCGGATTTTTCTTCTATTGTTATTACCTTTCCGGCTCTGATTGCGCTTTTGTACTGCGCAGGGATTAATGTCTTTTATTTGGCACTGATTGCCGTTTTTGCTTTGGTAGCCGGATTTTTTACCATTACTTGGACATATTTATACTTGCATCCTGCCTTGTTGGATTATAAGATTCTTTCTGTTTTTTATAAACTGTCTTCCTCCGTATGGTATATGGGAGGATTTTGTTTGTTATTGGCGGTGGGGGGATATGTTTTTTGGTGGATGTTTAAGCAGTTGCGCGTTTTCTTGCCTTCTTTTTATTTTGTATTGGCTACAATGGTTGTAATGGCCGGCTTTTTTGCAGGGGTTTTTGTGGACCACCAAATGAAACCTTATCAACGTAAACGTGTGGAGGCTTTTTTGGCACCGCAATCAGATCCGCAGGGGGCCTCTTATAATGTTTTGCAGGCTCAAATTGCGATGGGGTCCGGCGGGGTATTGGGAAAAGGATTATTTTCCGGTACGCAATCGCGCTTGGGCTTTGTGCCTGAAAAACATACTGATTTTATTTTGGCGGTAGTGGGGGAAGAATTAGGCTTGTGGGGGACGTTAACGGTGCTGGGTTTGTATTTGTTGATTTTATGGCGCATTGCCATGATTGCCTATTTGTCCAGCGATCGGTACGGTTATTTGGTGTGTAGCGGCATTTTTGGTATGTTTTTGACGTATATGTTGATTAATTTTGGCATGTTGATTGGTCTTTTCCCGGTGGCAGGAATTCCGCTGCCGTTTATTTCTTACGGGGGGTCCAATTTAGTGTCTAGTATGCTGGCTTTGGGTGTAGTACAATCAGTATATGCCCGCAGGATTACTTTGGTATAAGAAAAGACTATGAACAATGCCCCAAAAATTTATAAAATGCGAGTAGTGTTTACTGTGTCCGGCACGTGGGATCATAAGCGTATTTTTGCAGCTTTACGCAATATGGTTTTGCGCAGCGGATTGCCTTTTGAACCGGCAAAAGTGAACAAAAATTGGCCCAGACTTGCCTATGGCCCTGCTTTAGGATATGGGCAGTTTAGTTTGGCAGAATATGCGGATTTATATTTTTCTTCCCCCGTCAAGGAAGAAGCCGCCTTATCCGCATTAACCAAGTCAGCGGCAGGGATTCGTGTTTTGCATGTAAAAAGAGTTCCGTATGCGTTGCCTTCGGTTAGTCAGTTGGCGGAAGTAATGCAATATGCGGTGGAGGGGGATTTTAGTCGCTATACTCCCGTTCATTCGCTCGAAGCGTTTTTTGGCGGAGAACATATATATTTAACCGCACAAGCTCCTAATTCTATGACGGTTGTGCAAGATTTAAAACCGTTTGTTTTATCGGTTAGGCAGGTGCGTGCGGACAGGTTGGAACTGCTTTTGCAACGGCATTTTGACAAAACGGCTAAGCCGGAACATCTTTTGGCGGCATGGCTGAATATGGTAGTGCCAACGGAAGCAGAATTTACAATAGAAGGTTTAAAATTTACCAGAGAAGAGTTGTACTGGCGTGACGGACAAGGAAATTTACACGTCATATAGCTAAGAGGATTTGTATGAGCAATATTTTAGAAGAAGCGCCGAAGGTAGAGGTGATTGTAAATACCTCTTTTGAAGAAACGCGCATCGCTATTTTAGAAAATGACCGTATCAATGAACTGATGTGGGAACGCAGAGGTTCTTTGAATATTGTGGGAAATATTTACAAAGCAACCGTAGAAAATGTGTTGCCGGGTATTTCCAGTGCTTTTGCCAATATCGGATATGAAAAAAATGCCTATTTGTATATTTCCGATATTTTAGGTGCAGACCGTAAAAATATTGAAAAAGTACTCAAAAAAGGCCAACAAATTATGGTGCAAGTGGTCAAAGATGCCATTGGTACCAAAGGTATGAAAGTGACGATGGACGTCACTTTGCCGGGTCGTTATTTGGTGTTAACTCCGCATCAAAGTTTTGTAGGAGTATCTAAGAACATCGAAGATAGCGAAGCCCGTCACAAACTTAATGAAGTTATGCAAGAATTGGCCGAAAAACATTTGAACGGAATGGGTTGTATCGTGCGCACAGAAGCCGAAGAAGCCACCAAAGAGGAATTGGAACGGGAAGTTAAATACTTGTACCGCCAATGGCAATCGATTTTAAAGAAGTTTGATAATTTGCCGTCTCCGGCTTTGTTGCACGAAGATATGGATGCCGTTTTGCAGGTGGCGCGTGACGTGCTGAGTGAAAACGCCAAAATTTATTTATTAGACAATAAATCTGATTATGAACGCGTGCGCGATTTCGTGAAGAAAAATTCTCCGGAGTTGGAAGACAGAGTACAACTTTATAAAGGGAAAACCCCTATTTTTGAGGCTTATGGAATTGAGCCGGAAATTGATAACTTGCGCAAGACTAAACTTCCGCTTCCTAACGGGGGCAGTATTATCATACAAGAAGCGGAGTCTTTGTGTGCTATTGACGTCAATACGGGCAAATTTACCGGAAATAAATCTCAAGAAGAAACCGTCACTCAAACCAATATTGAAGCGGCGCAAGAAATTGCACACCAATTACGTTTGCGCAATATCGGCGGGATTATCGTGATTGACTTTATTGATATGCGCAAAGCCTCCAGCCGTCACCGCGTGGTAGAAGCCTTAGCCAATGCCGTACATGGGGACCGTGCCAAAATCCGCATTTTACCGATTACCCGTTTGGGGCTAGTGGAAATGACCCGCGAAAGAAAACGCGAAAGTACGGGCAGTTTTATCAGTGAGGAATGTCCGCAGTGTCATGGTTCGGGACGGGTGCTTTCCGCGGAAAGTATGCGTATTAAAATTCAGCGTGAAGTGTATGATTTGACCAATGGCCGACCCGGTGGTACTTTGCGCGTGGTTTTACATCCTGTTTTGGCAGAAGCCATTAAACAAAAACAGGCCGATATTGAGGAAAATATTCATCGTTCCCTCAAAATACAGTCTGACCCGCAGTTGGCTTGGGAAGACTATAAAATTGTCTTAGAGTAGTATATTTGTCTCCGCGCAGAGAAAGATCTGCGCGGAATTTTATGAAAAAAATCCTTTTATTTTTACTTTCGTTTTTTTTCTTGTCTGCTCCGGCTCTTTATGCACAGGGGAAGACGGACGTGTCCGTGCTGGGTAAAAATAAAGGGGTTGTATCTTCTATTCAAGTCAATGGTAAAGTGTTGGTGGATGCCAGAGCAACTGCCAAAAAATTGGGTGGGAGTGTGGAAGTTTTTTCCGCTGCCAAACAAATTAAAATTGCTTTTCCGGGCATGTATGCCATTTTAAGTGCACCGCTTAAAGAGGCCATTGTTAACGGAAATACGGTTGCTTTAAAAACGGAAGTGGTGGCTTCCGGCGGTAAAATTTATGTTCCGGTTTCTTTCTTTACCCTTCCTCAAATAGAAAAAGCCTTAGATCGCCAAATTACTTTTGAAAACAATACACTTATTGTAGAGAAAAATTATAATTTGGCTTTTGTAAAGAAAGAGCAAAAAGATAAGTACGACCGTTTGATTTTTGATCGTAAGGGGGATATTTCTTTTTCTTCTGAGCAGCCCAATAAACATACGGTGAAAGCTCTTTTCCCCAATACCGTTCTAAAACGCAATATTACACAAAGAGTAAAAGACGATTTTGTGCGTTCTTTCTCTTTGATTCAGCGCGGAAAAGATGTGGAACTTAAAGTTATTTTAGCCAAACAAGGTAAGCAGTGGGCTTTGCAAGAGGAAGGGGGAAAACTTGTTCTGTCTGTAGCGGCCCAAGCCTTGCCTGCAGAGGCACCTGTGATATCAGCCGTTTCGGAAGAAGCGGAAGAACTAGATTTAGAGGAACCGCAGTTGGTCCCTTCTGTGATAGCAGAGGCCAAGGAGTCACCTGCCGAGCCGAAGATGGTGTTAAAACCTGCTCCTGTACCGGTTATGACGGATGCTTCTCCTATTTTGAAAGGACCGCGTAAAATGCGGATTATGATAGATCCCGGACATGGCGGAAAAGATCCCGGTGCCGTTCGCCGAAAAAGCCTGAAAGAAAAAGATATCAATTTGACAGTAGCAAAGCACTTATACGACTATTTGAAAAAACAAGGCTTTGAAGTTAAAATGACCCGCGACAATGATTCTTTTGTCACATTAGCAGGCCGTAGCAAAATGGCTAACGAGTTTAAGGCAGATTTGTTTGTTTCCATTCATACCAATGCCGCCAAACGTACGGCTGCGCATGGGTTTGAGGTTTATTTCCGATCTGACAAAGCTACCGATAAAGAAGCCGCCGAAGTAGCCTCTTTTGAAAACGAAGCCTTACAATACGAGGAAACACATTATAATTTTGTGGATATGTTGTTGCAATCTTTGGCCAAAAACGAATATATGAATGAAAGTTCTAAAGCGGCAGGGCACGTGCGTAATTATGTATATAAAGAGCCGGGAATCGGTATTGCTGTGAGTCAAAACAATTCTATTCGCCAAGCAAATTTCTATGTATTAAAGGGTGTACAATCTCCGGCTATTTTGGTGGAAATGGGTTATATCAGCAGTCCGAAGGACATTCTTCGTTTAAACAATAAATCAGCACAAAAGAAAATAGCTGTTGGCATCGGAAAAGGCATTTTATCTTATGCTAAAGCAGAAAATTGGATAAAGAAATAGTAGATTTAAATAAAAAAGCCGAGTCGTAAGACTCGGCTTTTTGTTTGCTTTTTTATTTTATAAGAGAGGCTAAAATTTTTTCTATTTCTTTTTCTGCTTTATCTTTTGCTTCTGCTTTTTTTTCTTGTTCCGGCTGTTTGTCATCGGCTGGATAA is a window of Elusimicrobiaceae bacterium DNA encoding:
- the infA gene encoding translation initiation factor IF-1; amino-acid sequence: MSDKIEVEGKVLESLPNAMFKIEIPGGKVVLGHISGKMRVHHIRILPGDKVKLELSPYDLTKGRITYREK
- the rpmJ gene encoding 50S ribosomal protein L36; amino-acid sequence: MKVRASVKKICQKCKIIKRNGVVRVVCEVAKHKQRQG
- the rpsM gene encoding 30S ribosomal protein S13 — protein: MARVAGIDLPKNKRIDVALEYIYGIGKKNAKEVLAKLEGQIDPATRVKDLTEQQAGLLNTILQKEYKVEGELRREVAQNIHRFIEIGSYKGQRHRRNLPVRGQRTKTNSRTRRGRRKTVGSKSK
- the rpsK gene encoding 30S ribosomal protein S11, whose amino-acid sequence is MAEEKEIKTASAAPAAKGKKKNAKAPAFGVVHIYCSFNNTIVTVSDDKGNTIAWSTAGSHGFKGTKKSTPFAAQITCNKAAEKAVALGMREVAVKVCGPGQGRETAVRAVQQAGLTVSSIKDVTPIPHNGCRPPKARRV
- the rpsD gene encoding 30S ribosomal protein S4; this translates as MSRNTEASCKKCRKLDCKLFLKGTKCYTNCVIDKLASAKVRGGKGAGKVRRAKLSEYGIRLQEKQKARFQSGMSEIPFRNMFDKASKLQGQTGENFLRLLETRLDNIVRRLGFAVSLKTARQIVLHGYVTVNGKPVNVPSFQVKPGDKVALSAALAENTQVKQGLVETEKRNQRPSFLEFDAEKLTGKLLRWPDRAEMSYPVNEQLIVEYYSK
- a CDS encoding DNA-directed RNA polymerase subunit alpha, with product MAFNELVLPQKIQLDEKTASDRYAKFTAEPYESGYGHTVGNSLRRILLSGMEGVAVTAVRIKGAVHEFCTLPNVREDVINILLNLKQLRIKMDGKNREYVTLNAAKPGAVTAADIEEVDGVSIVNKDLQLATLEVGGSIEMEIEISRGKGYVPAEDLAKIQRPAGFIPVDALFSPIVKVHYDVEPARVGQKTDYDRLILEITTDGTLEPSRALHRAAVLLSGSLHIFTIEGEEPGTVAVSTAADMVEPISTTGSVSGATPVNSKLDEVLNQSIEFIELSSRSINCLKSENVNTVRDLIKMTEDDLKMVKNFGAKSMDEIKERLAEMNLSLGMKI
- the rplQ gene encoding 50S ribosomal protein L17, with translation MIKNTGYRKLGKTSSHKNAMLKNMATSIILHEEVKTTLPKAKEVRRVVEGLITLAKANDHLAVKDTLKDKNAYKKLFDVLAARYQNRPGGFTRIYRAGVRQGDNAQVAIIKLVD
- a CDS encoding rod shape-determining protein; its protein translation is MVIDYLGGLFSSDLGMDLGTANCLIYVKDKGIVLREPSVVAVERETGEVKAVGAKAKQMLGRTPANIIAVRPMKNGVIADFEVTQEMIRYFIRKVHSRSSLLRPRIVIGIPSDITGVERRAVDDAARQAGAREVYLIEEPMASAMGADLPIAEPHASMIVDIGGGTTEVAVISLGGMVVAKSIDVAGDELTECIVQYFRKKYNLIIGETTAEEVKINLGSVYPLKEEKSMEVKGRDQTQGLPRTLTVTSEEIRQALMEPVRLIIDVIKSTLEETPPELAADLVDRGLVVAGGGSLLRGITDLIRKETDIPVHRAADPLSCVALGTGKFLEQLNEKGSRFFGSRGKSY
- the mreC gene encoding rod shape-determining protein MreC gives rise to the protein MQRKNKRKMNVTQGSRRRKILPVVFLLLSLFLMILPLESPVASVKAILSYVFIPQIRAAHGTVEYAGEVNQTVQTLLNVHQENERLKEEMEQLRLENAQAKEIMAENERLTASLQLSSPQGWSGIWAKTAYREPTQWNSVIIDKGTSAGVQERAAAIALKDGVPVLVGVVIECAENTAKVLLLQDEDFSAAVYALPSKEEGLISGSGSGLLKMQYLSVLSQLQKGEKVYTSSSSTIFPSGILVGEVEQVEKEVEGATAPLARVIPAANASLVRELFILIDQKKKVNK
- the mreD gene encoding rod shape-determining protein MreD; amino-acid sequence: MITIIKLLISFFSATIFHWAFMAIFGEVGITVNIMLIFAMVICAYLKPEFGYPTAFLSGLFLDFFGVKLFGCNAFIFTLCACAIYGMEKRLDFDGVIPQVFSIFFLTVSASLLNLLLLKVFTGFSAWSGFWPWIGGITLNAVLTPFVFKILHRIFAIEIKIS
- the mrdA gene encoding penicillin-binding protein 2, with the protein product MATTKICFNNRLKSLLIVAFLAGAVVALRLADIQLIRHTHYLQLAEQNRTQVLYQTAPRGRIFTADGKAVAANAPSFNLYYLSAGPKDKEYLERLSQDFAPLLGAEQKVLLEKLNKGVRSGKALALAENLSPKTAISLKELLLYYPGLYLIEENKRVYPYGAFASHLVGYLGSMEGKEWKNRDLSLDYRLNAKIGKNGLEKKFEKEMKGRDGGVYLEVDFRGRVKRVIEDRKWRAGHDVYLTLNHNVQQAAEEGLKKSKTGRGAAVAMDPRTGAILALVSAPAFNPNMFIPYSDEPEVKSKRINEYNLAVQGIYPPASTFKIITAIAAIEKGDFDPHKIIGCPGHYDAGSRLFRCWSTHGPVDFFGAMAGSCDVYFYTIAAQMGSAVIEKVQRMFQFGQPTGIDLPGEKAGNLYGPTKRARNRSYWFIGDTLNLSIGQGELLVTPIKMAQFASAVASKGKLWKPYYLDRLVHSQTGKVLEIGKSRQIGTVSIQKSTWDLIFKALKHTVDTGTAARVKIKGLDVYGKTGTAQNPHGPDHGWFMAFAAPEGKEPEIAVAVFVEYGEGGSSAAGPIAREMLKAYFSIQDPVRRLKVAPAQKEQVAGGNA